A stretch of Coccidioides posadasii str. Silveira chromosome 2, complete sequence DNA encodes these proteins:
- a CDS encoding uncharacterized protein (EggNog:ENOG410PUS5~COG:G): protein MSIRRKEGEAEAGDGESIGSDGGTKWELIPFYRWARIQDPNRPSVYAQLLSVVHRMLPTKARQWMKVEKVADRSGPVTPDSQYTVGQGTREF from the exons ATGTC GATTCGAAGGAAGGAAGGCGAAGCGGAAGCGGGGGATGGTGAAAGCATCGGTAGCGACGGTGGGACCAAATGGGAACTGATCCCGTTTTATCGGTGGGCAAGAATCCAAGATCCCAATCGCCCATCGGTGTACGCACAACTTCTCAGTGTTGTCCACAGAATGCTCCCTACCAAAGCACGCCAATGGATGAAAGTGGAAAAGGTCGCAGACCGGAGTGGCCCGGTGACCCCAGACTCCCAGTATACCGTTGGACAGGGAACGAGAGAGTTTTGA
- a CDS encoding uncharacterized protein (EggNog:ENOG410PRSV~BUSCO:16383at33183), with translation MNQDVPGPLPTRLVFLSELPNLPVGSKVRFLGCVSKYTIAKGILTLEHNDSVSSPNRKGPRRAPGARIDVDVNLLLESLSHSDIDIGNWINVIGYVRPLSPAPSLVLQNEILKSGGGRKKPSSVYVEALMIIPAGGIRVGEYERVLSESREVDKRLKGSS, from the exons ATGAACCAAGACGTCCCGGGTCCGCTCCCAACTCGACTTGTCTTCCTCTCCGAGCTACCTAATCTCCCCGTTGGTTCAAAGGTCCGCTTTCTAGGATG TGTATCGAAGTACACAATTGCAAAGGGCATCCTCACCCTTGAGCATAATGACAGTGTATCCTCGCCGAACAGAAAAGGGCCCCGTCGAGCGCCGGGGGCTCGAATAGATGTCGATGTAAACCTGCTTCTCGAGTCTCTCAGCCATTCAGATATTGACATCGGAAACTGGATTAACGTTATCGGCTATGTGAGGCCCCTGTCGCCAGCGCCCAGCCTCGTTCTTCAAAATGAGATACTCAAGTCAGGAGGCGGAAGAAAAAAGCCTTCATCGGTGTACGTTGAGGCGCTAATGATCATTCCTGCCGGCGGAATCAGAGTTGGGGAATATGAAAGAGTTTTATCTGAATCTAGAGAAGTAGATAAGAGACTAAAGGGGTCGAGCTGA
- a CDS encoding uncharacterized protein (EggNog:ENOG410PJEB~COG:S~TransMembrane:1 (o509-535i)~BUSCO:3593at33183) encodes MANPYASWKKWNEIGVLGSHGKALTKREDSPTDVCKRWSQQTAIVNGTLYIYGGRSISQSSQSDNTWNNDFLTLDLENDWDISSPKLTGLTKSSGPPAVANAYLWNSYTSLFLYGGEFSDNPPADPVEFTLWEYDISSEKWTGHENPTTSKGKNSDDGDKPVQRSAEGAGITVSELGRGWYFGGHLDGYTTKGWSQSVARVYLKSMIEYTFPGFGNSQVEMEGNSKVAGADGIWRNITEGGLQDSAGFTERADGVLVYVPGFGEEGIIIGLGGGTNATFTSMNVIDIYDIANSTWYKQATSGKPPEIRVNPCAVAASAADGSSTQVYLYGGQNLIPYGEQKQYDDMWILTIPSFTWIKVDTDNQSAPPARAGHTCNIWNSQILVVGGYVGKDLSCDSPGIYVFDASELRWQTKYTALEGGNDLNQQDSQKNSKGGLSGSYGYKVPELVQSVIGGDSQGRATVTTPAVHVTEGPIATGKPMTYTVPDSTPTGGPGNNTQSPNSSDGGLNVAAIAAGVVACCLAILAAYLGFCTYVYRKQLALYKQHVAAAQRSSDGSRYGEKLSYLWPRENLSVNGPSIGESSSALTMTPAAAAAHAFAASQYSRSAQPGSANSSADDLLAGQEPTFLGVMLNPRRSLRVINKD; translated from the exons ATGGCAAATCCCTATGCCTCTTGGAAAAAGTGGAACGAGATCGGGGTTCTAGGTTCCCATGGCAAGGCGTTGACAAAACGAGAAGATAGCCCAACTGACGTTTGCAAGAGATGGTCGCAGCAAACTGCAATTGTCAACGGAACGCTGTATATCTATGGCGGAAGGTCTATCAGCCAGTCAAGCCAGAGTGACAACACTTGGA ATAATGACTTTCTCACTCTCGATCTTGAGAACGATTGGGATATTTCCTCGCCAAAATTGACGGGTTTGACGAAATCTTCAGGCCCTCCTGCTGTAGCCAACGCTTACCTCTGGAACTCTTATACTTCTCTCTTCCTTTACGGTGGAGAATTCTCGGACAACCCTCCGGCGGATCCCGTTGAATTTACTTTATGGGAGTATGATATATCTTCCGAAAAATGGACAGGGCATGAAAACCCAACAACATCCAAGGGCAAAAACTCGGATGACGGCGATAAACCTGTGCAGAGGTCAGCCGAAGGAGCTGGCATTACCGTTTCCGAACTCGGAAGAGGCTGGTATTTCGGCGGTCACTTGGATGGATACACGACCAAAGGATGGTCGCAGTCAGTTGCGAGGGTTTATTTAAAGTCGATGATCGAGTATACATTCCCTGGCTTTGGTAATAGCCAAGTCGAAATGGAAGGAAATAGCAAGGTTGCGGGGGCCGATGGAATTTGGCGAAATATTACCGAAGGTGGTCTCCAGGATTCCGCTGGATTCACGGAGCGGGCTGACGGTGTCCTTGTGTACGTACCTGGCTTCGGCGAAGAAGGCATAATAATAGGACTGGGTGGCGGCACAAATGCGACTTTC ACTTCTATGAACGTGATTGACATCTATGATATTGCAAACTCCACTTGGTATAAGCAAGCGACAAGTGGGAAACCTCCGGAGATCCGGGTCAACCCTTGCGCTGTGGCAGCCTCTGCGGCTGACGGTAGCAGCACGCAAGTATATCTTTACGGGGGGCAGAATCTCATACCATATGGCGAGCAAAAGCAATACGACGATATGTGGATCTTAACCATACCTAGTTTCACCTGGATCAAAGTCGATACAGACAATCAATCTGCCCCTCCTGCCAGAGCTGGACACACCTGCAATATCTGGAATTCCCAGATTTTGGTAGTAGGCGGGTATGTTGGAAAGGACTTAAGCTGCGACAGCCCTGGGATATATGTTTTTGATGCGTCAGAGTTAAGGTGGCAAACAAAGTACACTGCGTTGGAAGGCGGAAACGATCTGAACCAACAGGACTCGCAGAAAAATAGCAAGGGTGGCTTAAGCGGGAGCTATGGATATAAAGTTCCAGAGCTTGTTCAGTCCGTTATCGGTGGAGACAGCCAGGGAAGAGCGACTGTAACAACACCAGCTGTTCATGTCACTGAAGGACCGATAGCCACGGGAAAGCCGATGACCTATACCGTACCGGATTCGACCCCGACGGGTGGGCCAGGAAATAATACGCAATCGCCCAACAGTAGCGACGGCGGACTCAATGTCGCCGCCATCGCAGCAGGCGTGGTCGCTTGCTGCCTGGCCATTCTCGCAGCGTATCTGGGATTCTGCACATATGTGTACCGCAAGCAGCTCGCACTCTACAAACAACACGTTGCTGCCGCCCAGCGGTCATCGGATGGGAGTCGATACGGTGAAAAGCTGTCCTACCTCTGGCCCCGGGAAAACCTGAGCGTGAACGGGCCGTCAATAGGCGAGTCGAGCAGTGCCCTCACGATGACCCCCGCTGCTGCAGCTGCGCATGCATTTGCCGCAAGCCAGTATTCGCGGAGCGCACAACCTGGGTCAGCGAATAGCAGCGCGGATGATTTGCTCGCAGGACAGGAGCCGACATTCCTGGGAGTAATGCTTAACCCGAGAAGAAGTTTAAGGGTCATAAACAAAGACTGA
- a CDS encoding uncharacterized protein (EggNog:ENOG410PUS5~COG:G~TransMembrane:9 (i216-237o249-267i279-297o340-362i497-520o532-551i563-582o594-615i627-650o)) yields the protein MSADDDQEVGRWPSFEGRNRWPSDASHQDLGRRLNGNGFRWAEEFDDEIHIAETPRATEEVQSEKFEDILVNGVRGNGAFDDAPHNAIDEPNLDNPFALFESVETLDEGVECFASQHGLLSEVDGVKRAARFERDDMEAFGDPDFPEEEKIALQDERKATFWQQTRSLRSAVLIIGGLSGVCQGWTQSTLNGTNIPLGEAFHLDVAPGSSNTRDQFLLGALSASVTLASGILGLLIADPIQNHWLGRRGAVAISAAISMGATIGAVCSRTPAELIGCRILIGAALGAKASVIAPFLAELAPVHMRGALLSTWQVSDALGIFLGDVSWKVVDSFNLEPDTAWRFLSATTLIPTIPLMISSYMIPESWMFLMKTGEYSKATEAACLYRKYPIQGFRDIISSHFQMEAEGELMEIRKVAKKGESKGKCSDEESKPAPGRNVFADETKPLSERLAHFPPGLCLRSQRGQNNEICTHSYHMKEAHFFRRLAQIIQDPRCRHALVSGGTIMLTQSLCGINALAFFSSSLLDAGISPEYSLILALCFGAVCFSFGLLTPLLSDRLGRTNLVLLGFPVMAVFMFILASLFELDNSARTPTIMLFTMLFTAVYAFTVGPAAFSLSAESFPSTVREAGMAMCVFINLTSLGIQLLMYPFITTPIGFTTSLSIYVRFQSQPTTMRKR from the exons ATGAGCGCGGATGATGACCAGGAAGTTGGCCGATGGCCTTCCTTTGAAGGCAGGAATAGGTGGCCATCTGATGCTAGCCACCAAGACCTAGGACGACGATTGAACGGAAATGGATTCAGGTGGGCAGAAGAGTTCGATGACGAGATACACATAGCGGAAACACCAAGGGCGACTGAAGAAGTTCAATCCGAAAAGTTTGAGGACATTCTCGTGAATGGAGTTCGCGGCAATGGAGCGTTTGATGACGCACCACATAATGCCATAGATGAACCTAATTTGGACAACCCATTTGCATTGTTCGAATCTGTGGAGACGTTAGATGAAGGGGTGGAATGCTTTGCTTCCCAGCATGGTCTTCTATCGGAGGTTGATGGCGTGAAGCGGGCAGCTCGTTTTGAGAGAGATGATATGGAGGCTTTCGGCGACCCCGATTTTCCGGAGGAGGAAAAAATTGCCTTGCAGGACGAACGCAAAGCTACATTCTGGCAGCAGACGCGAAGTCTTCGTTCTGCTGTTCTCATCATTGGCGGACTATCAGGTGTCTGCCAGGGATGGACACAGAGCACGTTAAACGGAACAA ATATACCCCTGGGAGAAGCCTTCCACCTGGACGTTGCGCCGGGATCAAGCAACACTAGAGACCAATTTCTCCTTGGTGCACTATCTGCTTCTGTAACACTTGCATCAGGTATCTT AGGTCTACTCATTGCCGACCCTATTCAGAACCACTGGCTGGGAAGACGTGGTGCCGTCGCAATTTCTGCAGCCATAAGCATGGGAGCGACGATTGGTGCTGTTTGCTCGCGGACTCCAGCGGAGCTCATTGGCTGCAGAATACTGATCGGGGCTGCGCTTGGGGCCAAAGCAAGTGTGATCGCACCATTTTTGGCGGAACTTGCGCCAGTGCATATGCGAGGTGCTCTGCTATCCACATG GCAAGTTTCAGACGCTCTTGGCATCTTCCTTGGGGATGTATCTTGGAAAGTGGTGGACTCATTCAACCTGGAGCCTGACACGGCATGGCGATTCCTGAGCGCTACCACTCTGATACCTACCATTCCCTTAATGATATCTTCCTACATGATCCCAGAAAGTTGGATGTTTTTAATGAAGACGGGGGAATATTCCAAAGCAACCGAGGCGGCTTGCCTCTACCGAAAATACCCCATCCAAGGATTCCGAGATATCATCTCTAGCCATTTCCAAATGGAAGCAGAAGGAGAGCTCATGGAGATCCGGAAGGTTGCTAAAAAAGGGGAATCCAAAGGCAAATGTTCTGATGAAGAAAGTAAACCTGCTCCAGGGAGGAATGTTTTTGCGGATGAGACCAAACCGTTATCAGAGCGTCTCGCCCACTTTCCACCAGGATTGTGTTTGCGTTCCCAACGAGGCCAGAACAACGAAATTTGTACTCACAGTTACCATATGAAAGAGGCGCACTTTTTTCGAAGACTGGCGCAAATCATTCAAGACCCTCGCTGTCGCCATGCTCTCGTATCTGGAGGAACAATAATGTTGACACAGTCACTGTGCGGAATCAACGCACtcgctttcttttcttcctctcttttgGATGCTGGAATCAGTCCTGAATATTCTTTGATTCTGGCCCTTTGCTTTGGCGCAGTGTGCTTTAGCTTTGGACTATTGACTCCATTACTCAGTGATAGACTCGGCAGAACCAATCTAGTGCTTCTCGGGTTTCCAGTTATGGCTGTTTTTATGTTTATATTGGCCTCGCTCTTTGAGCTGGACAACAGCGCGAGAACACCCACAATCATGCTT TTTACAATGCTGTTTACTGCTGTGTATGCGTTCACTGTGGGACCTGCGGCGTTCAGCCTCTCCGCTGAATCCTTTCCAAGCACCGTTCGCGAGGCAGGCATGGCTATGTGTGTTTTTATCAATTTAACATCCCTTGGAATCCAGCTCCTGATGTACCCATTCATAACAACGCCCATTGGTTTCACAACGAGTCTTTCCATATATGTGAGATTCCAGTCGCAACCAACCACCATGAGAAAACGCTAA
- the SNF7 gene encoding ESCRT-III subunit protein snf7 (BUSCO:432952at4751~EggNog:ENOG410PJP4~COG:U~BUSCO:15542at33183), giving the protein MWSWFGGASAQAKKDVPKKAILELRQQLEMLQKREKYLEAQMAEQDALARKYVTSNKNAAKAALRRKKGHERYLEQTTAQIIQMEHHIYSIESANLNQETFNAMKNAGAAMKHINKGLTIENVDAVMDDVREQHAISEEIANVISSAPMGDTVDESELEIELDGLEQEAIDERMLRTGTVPVGDRLDSLPVAANGELKGKTKAQIEEEDEEAELEKLKAEMAM; this is encoded by the exons ATGTGGTCGTGGTTTGGTGGTGCTTCGGCGCAGGCGAAGAAGGATGTGCCTAAAAAGGCCATTCTGGAGCTACGGCAGCAGCTAGAAATGCTgcagaaaagagagaagtaCTTAGAAGCTCAGATGGCAGAGCAAGATGCTCTTGCTAGGAAATATGTCACTTCAAATAAGAATG CTGCCAAAGCGGCCTTACGAAGGAAAAAAGGCCACGAACGGTACCTTGAACAAACTACAGCCCAAATTATCCAAATGGAACACCACATATACTCCATCGAATCCGCAAATCTTAATCAAGAGACTTTTAATGCAATGAAAAATGCAGGTGCTGCAATGAAACATATTAATAAAGGGCTTACAATCGAAAATGTTGATGCAGTAAT GGATGATGTACGCGAACAACATGCAATATCCGAAGAAATCGCAAACGTAATCTCGAGTGCTCCCATGGGCGATACAGTTGACGAATCAGAACTGGAGATAGAGCTTGATGGCCTGGAACAAGAAGCCATCGATGAGCGGATGCTTAGGACGGGAACTGTTCCTGTTGGAGATAGGCTTGATTCTCTACCCGTTGCGGCAAATGGAGAGC TCAAAGGCAAGACCAAAGCACAGATcgaagaagaggacgaagAGGCTGAACTTGAGAAATTGAAAGCTGAAATGGCTATGTAA
- a CDS encoding uncharacterized protein (EggNog:ENOG410Q53Y) has protein sequence MDPAGLAVALVAAATELAIKVRAFKKRMNDRPTIVDGLLDYCRMVKGDSEMIAGQADRIQAITDPSFHGRGSPLYVLCTRLQGLTRLLSEFDEELGDLTRSSATTWLGRAILQIDTDDALPRIRHVQDRIEQYLSSMLRSMQCIQLTLQEPPVPPRPLNAASSTLPNFPTPPPSPGLSDIKITPGGRKFSNISSLSQTTDIERATRNLDMHLVERLLQEDVTGTLIHTIDSHGRTLVDIAVCQGKSTHPSQVPLVRMLKERGVKFTLKDDRHRRMYREIMDTIKLQSRKKW, from the exons ATGGATCCCGCAGGCCTCGCGGTTGCACTGGTGGCCGCAGCGACCGAACTCGCTATCAAAGTGAGGGCTTTCAAAAAGCGAATGAATGACCGCCCAACCATAGTCGATGGCTTGCTGGATTACTGTAGAATGGTTAAAGGTGATTCAGAGATGATTGCCGGGCAGGCAGACCGCATCCAAGCAATCACAGATCCATCGTTCCACGGAAGAGGGAGTCCGCTATACGTCCTGTGCACCAGACTACAAGGCCTGACCAGGCTCCTCAGTGAATTTGACGAGGAGCTGGGCGATCTCACCAGATCAAGTGCTACGACTTGGCTAGGAAGAGCGATTCTGCAGATTGACACAGACGATGCACTCCCAAGAATAAGGCACGTTCAGGATAGAATAGAACAGTACCTCTCCAGCATGTTGCGTTCGATGCAATGTATCCAACTTACCCTCCA GGAACCTCCAGTGCCACCTCGCCCACTGAATGCAGCGTCATCCACACTTCCCAACTTTCCTACTCCGCCTCCGTCGCCAGGCCTCAGCGATATCAAAATCACGCCGGGCGGCAGGAAATTCTCGAATATCTCCAGCCTAAGCCAGACTACAGATATTGAGAGGGCAACTCGGAATCTGGATATGCATCTCGTCGAACGATTGCTGCAGGAAGACGTCACAGGAACTCTTATCCACACGATAGATTCCCATGGACGGACTCTTGTCGATATCGCCGTGTGCCAGGGCAAAAGCACTCACCCATCCCAAGTGCCGCTGGTCAGAATGTTAAAGGAGCGAGGTGTAAAATTCACACTCAAAGACGACCGTCATCGGAGGATGTATCGTGAAATCATGGACACCATCAAACTACAGTCGAGGAAGAAATGGTGA
- a CDS encoding uncharacterized protein (EggNog:ENOG410PQXQ~COG:K~BUSCO:2244at33183) has translation MAASLLGQRPHDAASERSAMDLQVDRCEQSKPPAASDVTPKLEASNNATADQLKAVSESAFLALSDDYKKQTEREKQNAASALLAQLLSSKPLNNSPEPDQNQSSTEMELDEKIPQSRNPSPRPSPQTQLNGDNPPIEQAPPPTCAQADATLDTSEAQKATEDNLMPEASQEDSIEREHNLILDAIQSNAKANPDFIPMFSDFTPLPAARSAKEALLQSEILTDAYFGAVGGPTPRIVGYPELPTQKDAKGTTNDSGSVSGSEPRIQAYAKLEFDDGHFYVNTYSFILGRDVRAARAAFQRELQLKQQKAQNGNGVRTPKRIKPDNNHTIMGSVISDTGGIMGFDPDVPQHCPPQMSWKSSNSSNGHHSHPMLHMTQAEPDMSTPVEPPRVMKDYNALAMESLQNGNEPKRVDTLALLPTPDSCPIIPIHPPASANGVPSSHRGISRKHVKIAYNFHRNVFEMEVMGRNGAFMGADWLAPGQVRPLHSGDFIQIGGVRVRFLLPDVPIGGTGSEATESPVPESNEAARSRPEGGSAKIESEGEADNSGGEDSARNKEAGKVKVKKLTVTVSGQKPSTEESQTPQPARRRGPGRPPKDGIMSKRERAEIAREQKLAARREANGGVTPPPTTKSKASKSGKDGEAEDQPAVKPEKRKYTKRKRPDSAPGDSVVQSIEGGDGNIAPGQEEPIKPAPVKKRKPSRSPSPDYPPESFYTPKELAKPPYNYAVLIYDALSESPTPMTLKQIYRALKLKYPYFRFRCETEGWTSSVRHNLNGNNHLFMHAERDGKGWSWKLIPGASVDKEKKRRPSPPPQDITNHNNQPFLPPSAVPQYTIPHGMPAQHPPPQYPYQPITQHPTPMAPPPLPPPPPARRANPFPFTLPHLPQTVLPEHDLPRPFSLLRSPVYSSPYSSTPPPPHFPHPRHRRAPPQPPPQRRQPPPSAPVAPPPQNYNAPSIIKFQSQPYNAVPHPSQPPPQAPPPPPPAVPIHPMPPAPPPPPQNTSPISSLSLINQDPAFLSRANQAIDNFEAVLMEDYEDQEYIKKVLRSARDRVLNGAKESSFPGGEPKDEAVIINALRGIIGQLTGDQSQAGIP, from the exons ATGGCGGCGTCGCTGCTGGGGCAAAGACCTCATGATGCGGCGTCAGAGAGGTCTGCGATGGACCTCCAGGTCGACCGGTGCGAGCAGTCGAAGCCGCCAGCCGCCAGCGACGTCACCCCCAAGCTCGAAGCATCCAATAATGCGACGGCCGATCAACTCAAAGCCGTTTCCGAATCTGCTTTTCTAGCGTTATCTG ATGACTACAAGAAACAGACTGAGCGTGAAAAGCAAAATGCGGCCAGCGCTCTCTTGGCACAACTCTTGTCAAGCAAACCGTTGAATAACTCCCCCGAACCCGACCAAAACCAATCGTCTACTGAAATGGAACTCGATGAAAAAATTCCTCAGTCCCGGAACCCTTCACCTCGTCCGTCACCGCAAACCCAACTGAACGGCGACAACCCTCCCATCGAACAAGCTCCACCGCCAACATGTGCCCAGGCCGACGCCACATTGGATACAAGTGAAGCACAAAAGGCCACCGAAGATAATTTGATGCCTGAGGCTTCGCAGGAAGACAGCATCGAAAGGGAACACAATCTAATTCTGGATGCAATTCAGAGCAACGCAAAAGCCAACCCAGATTTTATCCCGATGTTCTCGGACTTCACGCCACTCCCGGCTGCTAGATCCGCGAAGGAAGCCCTTTTGCAAAGCGAAATTCTTACGGATGCATACTTTGGCGCAGTTGGTGGTCCTACACCCAGAATCGTTGGCTATCCGGAGCTCCCTACTCAAAAGGATGCCAAAGGTACAACAAATGACTCTGGATCTGTCTCTGGGTCTGAACCTAGAATCCAGGCTTATGCTAAGCTGGAATTTGATGATGGCCACTTCTACGTCAATACCTATTCTTTTATCCTCGGTCGTGATGTTCGTGCTGCTCGCGCTGCTTTTCAGCGAGAATTGCAGCTAAAGCAGCAAAAAGCTCAGAATGGGAATGGCGTCCGAACCCCAAAACGGATAAAACCGGATAATAACCACACGATCATGGGCAGTGTGATCAGTGATACCGGTGGCATCATGGGCTTTGACCCCGATGTTCCCCAACATTGCCCTCCTCAGATGAGCTGGAAGTCCTCCAATTCTTCGAATGGTCACCATAGCCACCCCATGTTGCATATGACCCAAGCGGAACCTGACATGTCAACTCCAGTTGAACCTCCTCGAGTGATGAAGGATTACAATGCCCTCGCCATGGAGTCGTTACAGAATGGAAATGAGCCAAAGAGAGTAGATACACTTGCTTTGCTACCGACACCGGATTCTTGTCCAATCATACCGATACATCCTCCAGCTTCAGCCAACGGAGTTCCCTCATCTCATCGTGGTATATCAAGAAAACATGTCAAGATCGCGTACAATTTTCACAGAAATGTATTTGAAATGGAGGTAATGGGAAGAAATGGTGCCTTTATGGGCGCAGATTGGCTTGCACCAGGCCAGGTCCGCCCTCTTCATAGCGGTGATTTTATACAAATAGGTGGAGTGAGGGTGAGATTTCTACTCCCAGATGTCCCGATCGGAGGGACCGGTTCGGAGGCAACGGAATCGCCAGTACCCGAGTCTAATGAAGCCGCCCGTTCCCGCCCTGAAGGAGGCAGTGCTAAGATCGAGAGTGAAGGAGAAGCCGATAATTCTGGTGGAGAGGACTCCGCGCGTAACAAAGAAGCTGGTAAAGTGAAAGTCAAGAAGCTCACAGTGACGGTATCCGGACAAAAGccatcaacagaagaaagtCAGACTCCTCAGCCTGCTCGTCGTCGTGGCCCTGGTCGCCCGCCAAAGGATGGCATCATGTCAAAGCGTGAGCGGGCAGAGATAGCGCGTGAGCAGAAACTAGCTGCTCGCCGTGAAGCCAATGGTGGAGTGACGCCGCCTCCAACGACCAAATCTAAGGCGTCCAAATCCGGGAAAGACGGGGAAGCTGAAGACCAACCCGCAGTCAAACCGGAAAAGCGAAAATATACAAAAAGGAAACGACCTGATTCTGCTCCTGGTGATTCGGTTGTGCAGTCGATAGAGGGGGGCGATGGAAACATTGCGCCAGGACAAGAAGAGCCTATCAAGCCGGCGCCTGTCAAGAAGCGCAAGCCTTCCAGGTCACCTTCACCTGACTACCCTCCAGAAAGCTTTTACACGCCCAAAGAACTAGCGAAACCACCATATAATTACGCCGTATTGATCTACGATGCGCTATCTGAATCTCCAACTCCCATGACGCTGAAGCAAATTTATCGTGCATTAAAACTAAAATATCCATACTTTCGCTTTAGGTGTGAAACTGAAGGTTGGACTTCAAGTGTGCGGCATAATCTGAACGGCAATAACCATCTCTTTATGCACGCTGAACGAGATGGCAAAGGATGGTCATGGAAACTGATTCCGGGGGCGTCAGTGgacaaagaaaagaagcgTCGTCCATCTCCGCCTCCCCAGGACATAACcaaccacaacaaccagcCTTTCCTCCCGCCCTCAGCGGTTCCGCAGTATACTATTCCCCACGGAATGCCTGCACAGCATCCCCCGCCACAATATCCGTATCAGCCAATTACCCAACATCCAACCCCCATGGCTCCTCCACCTCTCCCTCCACCTCCACCTGCCCGCCGAGCCAACCCGTTTCCTTTCACCCTGCCTCATCTGCCACAGACTGTATTGCCAGAGCATGACTTACCTCGACCGTTTTCTCTCTTACGATCTCCGGTGTACAGCTCACCCTATTCTTCGACTCCTCCGCCGCCTCACTTTCCGCATCCACGACATCGTCGAGCTCCACCGCAACCACCGCCCCAACGTCGACAACCTCCGCCATCGGCGCCAGTGGCACCGCCGCCACAAAATTATAATGCTCCAAGCATTATAAAATTTCAATCTCAACCGTACAATGCAGTTCCCCATCCCAGCCAGCCTCCTCCACAAGCCCCTCCTCCACCCCCTCCCGCTGTTCCTATACATCCCATGCCGCCGGCGCCACCTCCACCGCCTCAGAACACTTCACCGATTTCATCGTTATCTCTCATTAACCAAGACCCGGCATTCCTTTCCCGAGCCAACCAGGCAATCGATAATTTCGAGGCAGTTCTTATGGAAGATTATGAAGATCAggagtacatcaagaaggTTCTAAGGAGTGCCCGTGATCGCGTCCTCAATGGCGCAAAGGAGAGTTCTTTCCCTGGTGGAGAGCCGAAAGATGAAGCCGTAATCATCAATGCCCTTCGCGGAATTATCGGCCAGTTGACGGGAGACCAGAGCCAAGCAGGGATACCTTAA